One window of the Asticcacaulis sp. SL142 genome contains the following:
- a CDS encoding glycosyltransferase produces the protein MISVVIPTLNAEDSLVRTLSALVPGVVEGLIKDVIIVDGGSADATLEIAESTGCRILHADASRGLQLWQGCREARGDWLLILHADSQLGEGWMDQIKLHMRQFPQRAGYFRLTFDDPSWLAAFWAEALAFRARWFAAPSGDHGLFMSRALYDAVGGYKDQAAYEALSMDLALGRARLRPIPTPLITSGERFKRKGWAFSQIGKGFRFIAYVMGFPPKPPKRA, from the coding sequence ATGATTTCGGTCGTTATTCCGACCCTTAACGCCGAAGACAGCCTTGTGCGGACCCTAAGCGCCCTGGTGCCGGGGGTGGTGGAAGGGCTGATCAAGGATGTCATCATTGTCGATGGTGGCTCTGCGGATGCGACCCTTGAAATTGCTGAATCGACAGGATGCCGGATATTGCACGCTGATGCCAGCCGGGGCCTTCAACTCTGGCAGGGTTGTCGTGAAGCGCGCGGCGACTGGTTGCTGATCCTGCATGCGGACTCACAATTGGGCGAAGGCTGGATGGATCAGATAAAGCTTCACATGCGCCAGTTCCCCCAGCGCGCCGGTTATTTCCGGCTAACCTTCGATGATCCTTCGTGGTTGGCAGCGTTCTGGGCTGAGGCTTTGGCGTTCCGGGCGCGCTGGTTTGCAGCGCCTTCGGGCGATCACGGGCTTTTCATGTCGCGGGCGCTGTATGACGCGGTGGGAGGGTATAAGGATCAGGCCGCCTATGAGGCATTGAGCATGGATCTGGCGCTCGGGCGAGCGCGCTTGAGGCCGATACCGACACCGCTTATTACCAGTGGCGAGCGCTTTAAGCGCAAGGGCTGGGCCTTTTCCCAGATAGGTAAAGGCTTTAGGTTTATCGCTTATGTTATGGGCTTTCCGCCTAAACCCCCGAAGCGCGCCTAG
- a CDS encoding electron transfer flavoprotein-ubiquinone oxidoreductase encodes MSEAMERESMEYDVVIVGGGPAGLSAAIRLKQRAEKAGADISVALLEKGSEIGAHILSGAVMDPAGLEKLFPDWKEMGAPLETAVTEDRFIYLGPQGALDISWLPMPDYMKNHGCYIGSLGNLTRWMAEQAEGLGVEIYPGMACSEVLYDDDGAVSGVVAGVFGLDRHGQPKPDFQPGLELRAKYTFFAEGVRGSLSQQVIKKYELDKASDYQKYGIGLKELWKIPKAKHKPGYVQHTLGWPLDDKTGGGSFMYHFGEEYVSIGFVVHLNYQNPYLSPFDEFQRFKQHPVIREHLEGGTRISYGARAISEGGFQSVPKLNFPGGLLVGDSAGFVNVPRIKGSHNAIKTGIMAADAAFEALTDTSKASANRSLDAYQLAYDKSDVAKELKLVRNVKPILTRFGTGLGTVLGGMEMHVTKLLGGASVLGTLKHGKSDAQSLKPAAEFKPIDYPKPDGVLSFDKLSSVFISNTNHEEDQPVHLTLKDERVPIDINLAKYAEPAQRYCPAGVYEIVGLEENKPRLQINAQNCVHCKTCDIKDPTQNIVWVTPEGGGGPNYPNM; translated from the coding sequence ATGTCTGAGGCGATGGAACGCGAAAGCATGGAATACGATGTCGTGATCGTCGGTGGCGGTCCGGCGGGCCTTTCGGCGGCGATACGATTGAAGCAGCGGGCTGAAAAAGCCGGTGCTGACATCAGCGTCGCTTTGCTTGAAAAGGGTTCGGAAATCGGGGCGCATATCCTGTCCGGGGCGGTGATGGACCCGGCGGGTCTTGAAAAGCTTTTTCCTGACTGGAAGGAGATGGGCGCGCCGCTTGAAACCGCGGTGACTGAGGATAGGTTCATTTATCTGGGACCGCAGGGGGCGCTCGATATTTCGTGGCTGCCCATGCCCGATTACATGAAAAATCATGGCTGCTACATTGGGTCGCTCGGCAACCTGACGCGCTGGATGGCGGAACAGGCTGAGGGGCTTGGGGTTGAGATATATCCCGGCATGGCCTGTTCGGAAGTGCTTTATGACGATGATGGCGCGGTTTCAGGTGTCGTGGCCGGGGTTTTTGGTCTTGATCGCCACGGGCAGCCCAAGCCGGATTTCCAGCCTGGCCTTGAACTGCGGGCGAAGTACACCTTCTTTGCCGAAGGTGTGCGCGGATCGCTGTCGCAACAGGTGATCAAAAAGTACGAACTCGATAAGGCCTCGGATTATCAAAAATACGGTATAGGTCTAAAAGAGTTATGGAAGATTCCTAAAGCCAAACATAAGCCCGGATACGTTCAGCATACTCTGGGATGGCCGCTCGATGATAAAACCGGCGGTGGGTCGTTCATGTACCATTTCGGTGAGGAATACGTCTCGATCGGCTTTGTGGTCCATCTGAACTATCAGAACCCGTATCTGTCGCCGTTCGATGAGTTCCAGCGTTTCAAGCAGCATCCGGTTATTCGTGAGCACCTGGAAGGCGGGACGCGTATTTCTTATGGTGCGCGCGCCATCTCCGAAGGCGGTTTTCAGTCGGTGCCGAAGCTTAATTTTCCGGGCGGATTACTGGTGGGAGACTCGGCGGGTTTTGTGAATGTGCCGCGCATCAAGGGCAGCCATAACGCCATTAAAACGGGAATCATGGCCGCTGACGCGGCTTTTGAAGCCTTAACCGATACGTCTAAAGCCTCCGCCAACCGCAGTCTTGATGCCTATCAGTTGGCCTATGACAAATCCGATGTCGCCAAAGAACTTAAGCTGGTGCGCAACGTCAAACCGATCCTGACGCGCTTTGGTACCGGCTTGGGTACGGTGCTGGGCGGTATGGAAATGCACGTCACCAAACTTTTGGGCGGCGCGTCGGTGCTGGGAACTCTGAAACACGGAAAATCCGATGCTCAATCGCTCAAACCCGCGGCTGAGTTCAAGCCGATAGATTATCCAAAGCCTGACGGGGTTTTAAGCTTTGATAAACTGTCGTCTGTTTTCATTTCCAATACGAACCACGAAGAAGATCAGCCGGTTCATCTGACCTTAAAAGATGAGCGCGTGCCGATCGACATCAATCTGGCGAAATATGCTGAGCCTGCGCAACGCTATTGCCCGGCAGGGGTTTATGAAATTGTTGGATTGGAAGAAAACAAGCCGCGCTTACAGATCAACGCCCAGAATTGCGTTCATTGTAAGACGTGCGATATCAAAGATCCGACACAAAATATTGTTTGGGTGACGCCTGAAGGCGGGGGTGGCCCGAACTATCCAAATATGTAA
- a CDS encoding uracil-DNA glycosylase — translation MSLSAPHDAVKALESYLGFWMDHDVAEAYEFQPINRTLLENKPRVTAKTPAGKASANVNNQVTQTPQNVNLNALVPENLRHFDPEIALNQARHLASTATTLDELYTNLSKFEALPLRYEGGKNLVKGRGNPNARLLIIGDAPDADEDDSGVAFGGKSGKMLDQMLSQAGVSDHFYTLPAVFWRPAGNRPLTDSDTALMLPFLHGFISIIKPDAVWLMGPAAVKVVLDVTDGIQKLRGKDLSFKPLISDHSPILRASFHPSLLLKQPMAKALVWRDLLELSQRLA, via the coding sequence TTGTCTCTGTCTGCTCCCCATGACGCCGTCAAGGCGCTTGAAAGCTATCTGGGCTTTTGGATGGATCATGACGTAGCGGAAGCCTATGAATTCCAACCTATTAACCGAACCCTTCTTGAGAATAAACCCCGCGTAACCGCTAAAACGCCCGCCGGAAAAGCTTCCGCGAACGTCAACAATCAGGTAACGCAAACCCCGCAAAACGTCAACCTGAATGCTCTGGTCCCGGAAAATCTGCGTCATTTCGATCCGGAGATTGCCCTTAATCAGGCCCGCCATCTGGCCAGCACAGCCACCACTCTGGACGAGCTTTATACTAACCTGTCAAAGTTCGAAGCGCTGCCCCTACGGTATGAGGGCGGCAAAAACCTGGTCAAGGGCCGGGGCAATCCCAATGCCCGCTTACTGATCATCGGCGATGCCCCCGATGCCGACGAAGATGACAGCGGCGTAGCTTTTGGTGGAAAATCGGGCAAGATGCTTGATCAGATGCTGTCGCAAGCGGGAGTGAGCGATCACTTTTACACGCTGCCGGCTGTGTTCTGGCGGCCAGCCGGCAACCGACCTCTTACGGATTCGGACACTGCTCTGATGTTGCCATTCTTACATGGTTTCATCTCAATAATTAAGCCCGATGCTGTTTGGCTTATGGGGCCCGCCGCCGTTAAGGTGGTTCTGGATGTTACGGACGGCATTCAAAAACTGCGCGGAAAAGACCTTAGTTTCAAACCGCTTATCAGTGATCATAGCCCGATTTTACGCGCCAGTTTCCATCCGTCCCTGTTGTTGAAACAGCCTATGGCAAAGGCATTGGTGTGGCGCGATCTGCTGGAATTATCCCAAAGGCTTGCTTAA
- a CDS encoding class I SAM-dependent RNA methyltransferase — MAHQSLSITSLGFQGDGISAEGIFVPLTLPGEVVQADVHKDRADLLDIITASPDRTDPVCRHFSRCGGCALQHWEINAYSAWKRDLVISLLSKAGLETQIDPILTTPPHSRRRVGLHAKRINGPKGAFRVELGFKMRKSWDQVRIEECPVADPRIVAALPSLTELAKALFEHPKSAPILNVTVSETGLDIDIRGVERSKSGGLSADGRMQIAMTASAADFARVTLSDEIQYMARAPQVRFGRAIVDLPFGPFLQASPKSEADMVRLVTQAVAGAKKVADLFCGSGTFTFPLAEQAVVYAADGAAGAVGALKSAMGRVSGLKTITAEVRDLYRRPMLAAEMNGFDAIVFDPPRAGAEDQAREIALSAVKRVVAVSCNPQTFIRDVRILTEAGFSLDKVTPIDQFLWSGHVELVGVLSR, encoded by the coding sequence ATGGCGCATCAGAGCTTGTCGATAACTTCCCTGGGCTTTCAGGGTGACGGTATCTCCGCCGAGGGCATCTTCGTGCCGCTGACCTTGCCGGGGGAGGTGGTGCAGGCGGATGTGCACAAAGACCGGGCCGATCTTTTAGACATCATAACCGCCAGTCCCGACCGCACCGATCCGGTCTGTCGCCATTTCAGCCGCTGCGGCGGATGTGCGCTCCAGCATTGGGAGATCAACGCCTACAGTGCCTGGAAGCGTGATCTGGTGATATCTCTGCTCAGCAAGGCCGGACTTGAGACCCAGATCGACCCGATATTGACAACGCCTCCGCATTCCCGGCGGCGGGTTGGCCTTCATGCCAAGCGCATCAATGGCCCGAAAGGCGCGTTCCGCGTCGAACTGGGCTTTAAGATGCGTAAATCCTGGGATCAGGTCCGCATCGAAGAATGCCCGGTGGCTGATCCACGCATCGTCGCGGCCTTACCGAGCCTGACCGAACTGGCTAAGGCGCTGTTCGAACATCCCAAGTCAGCACCTATTTTGAATGTAACGGTTTCAGAGACGGGGCTCGATATCGACATTCGCGGCGTAGAGCGTAGTAAAAGCGGGGGCTTAAGTGCGGACGGGCGGATGCAAATCGCTATGACCGCATCGGCGGCTGATTTTGCGCGCGTCACCCTGTCTGATGAAATTCAATATATGGCCAGAGCGCCGCAGGTGCGCTTTGGGCGGGCCATAGTCGATCTGCCGTTTGGTCCATTCCTTCAGGCCAGCCCAAAATCAGAAGCCGACATGGTGCGTCTGGTCACGCAAGCTGTGGCCGGCGCCAAGAAGGTGGCTGATCTGTTTTGTGGATCCGGCACCTTTACGTTTCCGCTGGCAGAGCAGGCGGTGGTCTATGCCGCCGATGGAGCGGCGGGGGCCGTTGGGGCGCTAAAATCAGCTATGGGCCGGGTCTCTGGCCTTAAGACCATTACGGCGGAGGTGCGCGATCTTTACCGGCGTCCTATGCTGGCCGCGGAAATGAATGGTTTTGACGCCATTGTTTTTGATCCGCCGCGCGCCGGGGCTGAGGATCAGGCGCGTGAGATTGCCCTATCAGCGGTCAAGCGTGTTGTGGCCGTCAGTTGTAATCCGCAGACCTTTATCCGCGATGTGCGTATTCTGACGGAAGCGGGTTTTAGCCTTGATAAGGTCACGCCGATAGATCAGTTCTTGTGGTCGGGGCATGTTGAGTTGGTGGGGGTATTGTCACGATGA
- a CDS encoding lytic transglycosylase domain-containing protein: MAAGLCHSAMAAESKPSKETTAPAKATSKPKTVGKSKADSKSKTEKASNKSTETKPFDAKKTTLAKVDPVKPTPPRPEPLIATPNQPVPYQAIAAATPVLPTLIAKGQPATGNITPWDAERYDQAFNLIAKGDFEGAQEKSSQIADETLKGYLEFYKLFNGNYSSSYGELTAWLERYSDLPMSMRVWSLAKRKKPDGESDPPLPALAKASPKGDSDSLRLASLNPVAGINAVAAMFDRPEPSRAESTSGSLNPDSSLTPKSARSAYNNNQLEQAIKLGVQVGDRWVAGLASYRLKRYTEAEKHFDFVINDPSQNAWSQSGAAYWAARAALMQNQKDEADRYLRIAASFPFTFYGLVAEQRLGIEPAVALAQKGLPPALSNDPRNLARTLSDDFEWTKTNDQAKRVTTLMQIGRTNDARAELQDAMQRASDDTARNHWLALATYHKLSVSKLKSSDRLFDSSSYVQPDYEPKGGFEIDKALVFAIARKESKFNPKAQSYAGAYGLMQLMPATAALVTGDQKLLSKPSALLDPETNLSIGQQYIQRLLAAKPIGGDILRAVAAYNAGPRPVQDAVNALGPDADALLIMESIPVAQTRQYVEEVVAAYWIYSHLMGETPNSLKHAARDVRAISLN; encoded by the coding sequence ATGGCCGCGGGCCTTTGCCATAGCGCTATGGCCGCCGAATCCAAGCCATCAAAAGAGACGACCGCACCGGCTAAAGCCACATCAAAGCCCAAGACCGTTGGAAAATCCAAGGCGGATTCGAAGTCTAAAACCGAAAAGGCTTCCAACAAATCGACCGAAACGAAGCCTTTTGACGCCAAAAAAACAACCCTCGCAAAAGTTGATCCGGTTAAGCCTACGCCCCCCCGACCTGAGCCGCTTATCGCTACGCCAAATCAGCCGGTGCCTTATCAGGCCATTGCCGCCGCTACGCCGGTATTGCCGACACTCATTGCCAAAGGGCAACCGGCGACGGGCAATATAACGCCGTGGGATGCCGAGCGCTATGATCAGGCCTTCAACCTGATCGCCAAGGGTGATTTTGAAGGGGCTCAGGAAAAAAGCTCTCAGATTGCTGATGAAACGCTCAAAGGCTATCTGGAGTTTTACAAACTCTTCAACGGTAATTATTCCTCTTCTTATGGCGAGTTAACGGCGTGGCTTGAGCGTTATTCGGATCTGCCGATGTCCATGCGGGTATGGTCTTTGGCCAAACGCAAAAAACCTGACGGTGAAAGTGATCCGCCGTTACCCGCGCTCGCCAAAGCCTCCCCCAAAGGGGATTCGGATTCGCTAAGACTGGCCAGCCTGAACCCCGTGGCCGGTATTAATGCGGTGGCGGCGATGTTTGATCGTCCCGAACCAAGTCGGGCCGAATCGACCAGCGGCAGCCTTAATCCGGATTCGTCACTTACGCCCAAATCGGCGCGTTCCGCTTATAATAATAATCAGTTAGAGCAGGCGATTAAACTTGGTGTGCAAGTCGGCGATCGTTGGGTTGCCGGTCTCGCATCCTATCGCCTTAAACGCTACACCGAGGCCGAAAAGCATTTCGATTTCGTCATAAATGACCCCAGCCAGAACGCGTGGAGCCAGTCTGGTGCTGCCTATTGGGCCGCGCGCGCAGCCTTGATGCAGAACCAAAAGGATGAAGCTGATCGTTATTTGCGTATCGCCGCTTCGTTCCCGTTCACATTCTACGGTCTGGTCGCCGAGCAACGCTTAGGGATTGAACCGGCGGTGGCACTGGCTCAAAAAGGCCTCCCGCCCGCGCTCAGCAACGATCCGCGCAATCTGGCGCGCACCTTATCCGATGACTTCGAGTGGACCAAAACCAACGATCAGGCTAAGCGCGTAACGACCCTGATGCAGATCGGCCGCACTAATGATGCGCGCGCAGAGTTGCAGGATGCCATGCAGCGGGCTTCCGATGATACGGCGCGTAATCACTGGCTGGCTCTGGCGACCTATCACAAACTGTCAGTATCCAAGCTGAAAAGCTCTGATCGCCTGTTTGATTCATCATCCTATGTGCAGCCGGATTACGAGCCCAAGGGCGGCTTTGAGATTGATAAGGCGCTGGTCTTTGCCATTGCCCGTAAGGAAAGCAAGTTCAACCCCAAGGCCCAGAGCTATGCCGGTGCTTATGGCTTAATGCAGCTTATGCCTGCTACAGCCGCACTCGTCACAGGTGATCAAAAACTGCTCTCCAAGCCATCGGCATTGCTTGATCCGGAAACCAACCTCAGCATCGGTCAGCAGTATATTCAGCGTCTCCTGGCAGCCAAACCCATCGGTGGCGACATCCTGCGCGCCGTAGCGGCTTATAATGCGGGCCCCCGACCGGTTCAGGACGCCGTCAATGCTCTGGGGCCTGATGCTGATGCCCTTCTTATCATGGAATCAATCCCAGTGGCGCAAACCCGGCAATATGTCGAAGAGGTCGTGGCGGCGTACTGGATATATAGCCACCTGATGGGGGAAACGCCAAATAGCCTGAAACATGCGGCTCGAGACGTTCGTGCGATTAGCTTAAACTAG
- a CDS encoding valine--tRNA ligase: protein MLEKTFDPKSVEPRLYEIWETSGAFKPTDKEGAESFSIVIPPPNVTGSLHIGHALNNTLQDVLIRFERMRGKAALWLPGTDHAGIATQMVVERQLAAAGQQSRRDMGREAFVQKVWDWKAESGGTIVGQLRRLGASCDWSRERFTLDEGLSAAVRKVFVQLHKEGLIYRDKRLVNWDPYFQTAISDLEVEQKEVDGAYYHFAYPLADGLTYQHPVTDEEGNETFETRDYIVVATTRPETMLGDTAVAVHPDDERYKGLVGKEVVLPIVGRRIKIVPDDYADPAKGSGAVKITPAHDFNDFQVGKRHGLESINILDDQARLNDSVPEAYRGQDRFAARKAIIAEMENLGLLKEIEKTRHMVPHGDRSGVVIEPYLTDQWYVNAGELAKDALAAVEDGRTVFEPKNWEKTYFEWLRNIEPWCVSRQLWWGHRIPAWFGPDGKIFVEENESQAFAAAKANYGHEVHLQQDEDVLDTWFSSALWPFSTMGWPEQSKDLERFYPTHTLITGFDIIFFWVARMMMMGLHFTGKAPFERVFINALVRDDKGQKMSKSKGNVMDPLVLIDEFGADALRFTMTAMSGQGRDIKLSKPRIEGYRNFGTKLWNAARFAQMNECAHVEGFDPATAKLTLSRWIRGEVQKTVQAVTTALEACAFDDAASALYKFVWNVVCDWYLELAKPILNGDDEAAKAEIRATTAWVLDQCLILLHPVMPFITEELWDKTANGVRSNHLIVQQWPKYDSSQIDASADDEINWLIDLISEVRSIRSEMNVPGSARAPLSLTGASNVTRARLETHRDLILFLGRLSDVTVADTAQAGSVPFVSAEATAHLAIAEFIDLKAEEARLLKDIAAFDKSIDGTRRKLDNPEFVKKAPDEVIEENRERLAEAEGGKAKLAAALERLKAAL, encoded by the coding sequence ATGTTAGAAAAGACTTTCGATCCGAAATCCGTTGAACCGCGCCTTTATGAGATCTGGGAAACGTCCGGTGCTTTTAAGCCGACGGACAAGGAGGGGGCTGAGAGCTTTTCGATTGTGATCCCGCCGCCCAATGTGACGGGATCGCTGCACATCGGCCATGCGCTGAATAATACCTTGCAGGACGTGCTGATACGCTTTGAGCGGATGCGCGGTAAGGCGGCTTTGTGGCTGCCGGGGACGGATCACGCCGGTATTGCCACTCAGATGGTGGTTGAGCGTCAACTGGCCGCCGCCGGTCAGCAATCGCGCCGGGATATGGGCCGTGAGGCCTTTGTACAAAAGGTCTGGGATTGGAAAGCCGAATCGGGCGGGACGATTGTCGGTCAGTTGCGCCGTCTGGGGGCATCGTGCGACTGGTCGCGGGAACGCTTTACGCTGGATGAGGGCTTATCGGCCGCGGTGCGCAAGGTCTTTGTGCAGTTGCATAAAGAGGGGTTGATTTACCGCGATAAGCGTTTGGTAAACTGGGACCCGTATTTTCAGACGGCGATTTCCGACCTTGAGGTCGAACAAAAAGAAGTCGACGGGGCCTATTATCACTTCGCCTACCCCTTAGCAGACGGGCTGACCTATCAGCATCCCGTCACGGATGAAGAGGGCAATGAGACCTTTGAGACGCGCGACTATATCGTCGTGGCTACCACACGTCCGGAAACCATGCTGGGCGATACGGCGGTGGCCGTCCATCCGGATGATGAACGCTATAAGGGCTTAGTCGGCAAGGAAGTAGTTCTGCCGATCGTTGGCCGCCGCATTAAAATTGTGCCAGATGACTATGCCGATCCTGCCAAGGGTTCTGGTGCGGTTAAGATCACGCCCGCCCATGATTTTAACGACTTTCAGGTCGGCAAAAGGCATGGTTTGGAGTCGATCAATATTCTGGATGATCAGGCGCGTCTGAATGATTCTGTGCCGGAAGCCTATCGCGGTCAGGATCGTTTTGCCGCGCGCAAAGCTATCATTGCCGAAATGGAAAATCTCGGCCTGCTCAAAGAGATCGAAAAAACGCGCCATATGGTGCCGCATGGCGACCGCTCCGGCGTAGTGATTGAACCTTATCTGACAGATCAGTGGTATGTTAATGCCGGTGAACTGGCCAAGGACGCACTCGCTGCTGTCGAAGATGGCCGCACGGTTTTTGAGCCTAAGAACTGGGAAAAGACCTATTTTGAGTGGCTGCGGAATATCGAGCCGTGGTGTGTGTCGCGCCAGCTTTGGTGGGGCCATCGTATTCCGGCTTGGTTTGGACCGGATGGCAAAATTTTCGTTGAAGAAAATGAAAGTCAGGCTTTTGCTGCCGCTAAGGCCAATTACGGTCACGAAGTTCATCTTCAACAAGACGAAGATGTTCTCGACACTTGGTTCTCGTCGGCACTGTGGCCATTTTCAACGATGGGGTGGCCGGAGCAGAGCAAAGACTTAGAGCGCTTCTACCCGACCCATACCTTGATCACCGGCTTTGATATCATCTTTTTCTGGGTTGCCCGGATGATGATGATGGGCTTGCATTTTACGGGTAAGGCCCCGTTTGAGCGGGTGTTTATCAATGCGCTGGTCCGCGACGACAAGGGCCAGAAAATGTCCAAGTCCAAGGGCAATGTCATGGACCCGCTGGTGCTGATTGATGAATTCGGTGCCGATGCGCTGCGCTTTACCATGACCGCTATGTCAGGGCAGGGCCGCGACATCAAGCTCAGCAAACCCCGCATCGAAGGTTACCGTAACTTTGGTACCAAGCTGTGGAACGCCGCCCGCTTCGCTCAGATGAACGAATGCGCCCATGTCGAAGGCTTTGACCCGGCGACCGCCAAATTGACCCTTAGCCGCTGGATACGCGGTGAGGTTCAAAAGACGGTGCAGGCGGTGACGACCGCGTTGGAAGCCTGTGCGTTCGATGATGCGGCATCAGCGCTCTATAAATTCGTCTGGAACGTGGTCTGCGACTGGTATCTGGAACTCGCAAAGCCGATCCTGAACGGCGATGATGAGGCGGCCAAGGCTGAAATCCGCGCTACAACGGCGTGGGTGCTGGATCAGTGTCTGATCCTGTTGCATCCGGTCATGCCGTTCATCACCGAAGAACTATGGGACAAGACCGCAAACGGTGTGCGTTCGAACCACCTGATCGTTCAGCAGTGGCCGAAGTATGACTCGTCGCAGATTGATGCGTCGGCTGATGACGAAATCAACTGGCTGATCGACCTGATTTCCGAAGTGCGTTCCATACGGTCGGAAATGAATGTGCCCGGATCGGCACGCGCACCGCTTAGCCTGACCGGCGCATCCAACGTAACCAGGGCGCGGCTTGAGACCCACCGTGATCTGATCCTGTTCTTAGGTCGTTTGTCCGATGTTACCGTGGCTGACACCGCTCAGGCAGGGTCTGTGCCGTTCGTCAGCGCCGAGGCGACCGCTCATCTGGCCATTGCCGAGTTTATCGACCTCAAGGCCGAAGAGGCGCGTCTGCTGAAAGACATCGCCGCCTTTGACAAGTCGATCGACGGCACGCGCCGCAAGCTCGATAATCCGGAGTTCGTCAAAAAAGCCCCGGACGAAGTAATCGAGGAAAACCGCGAACGTCTAGCCGAAGCCGAAGGCGGTAAAGCCAAGCTGGCCGCGGCACTGGAGCGTCTGAAAGCGGCGCTGTAG
- a CDS encoding glycosyltransferase produces MSDVDTKAGPGAPDLSMIICTLNEGAAIRNVVTEICEALTGIDYEIIVLDDDSKDQTQSEVLDLAKINPRVHLHVRYNERGLSSAAIMGWDHARGRYLGVMDGDGQHDPKAIREMADKIMAEKKDLMCVSRYLGDADTGLSWFRDLGSRAATAVSGLVLKAPLTDPLSGCFIMTREWYLNARPKLTGVGFKILVDLVASASIRPKFGEVKAALRQRQGGESKLDIRVVLDLAALLVEKATNGFLSARFVLFGVVGVSGVFVYALVLALSHEITRVDGGMSLYRYQVRFDDIINYGLAIWLSMTWNFYINNIITFRDKRLSGWPMVTGLIGFYFACSIGALLSLGVAILLKDYLGIHWFAAGVSAALLSGVWNYWGAKAFAWNRKKGV; encoded by the coding sequence TTGTCGGACGTTGATACCAAGGCAGGGCCCGGCGCGCCTGATCTCAGCATGATCATCTGTACCCTTAATGAGGGTGCGGCGATCCGTAACGTGGTGACGGAGATTTGTGAGGCTCTGACGGGCATCGATTATGAGATTATCGTGCTTGACGATGACTCTAAGGATCAGACCCAGTCGGAAGTTCTCGATCTGGCCAAGATAAACCCGCGTGTTCACCTGCATGTACGCTACAATGAGCGTGGCCTGTCATCAGCGGCGATCATGGGCTGGGACCATGCCCGCGGGCGCTATCTGGGGGTGATGGACGGTGACGGGCAGCATGACCCGAAGGCCATTCGCGAAATGGCTGACAAAATCATGGCTGAGAAAAAAGACCTGATGTGCGTATCGCGCTATCTGGGCGATGCCGATACCGGGCTAAGCTGGTTCCGTGATCTGGGGTCCAGAGCCGCAACCGCAGTATCCGGTTTGGTGCTTAAGGCACCTTTGACCGATCCGTTAAGCGGGTGCTTCATCATGACGCGTGAGTGGTACCTCAATGCGCGCCCCAAGCTGACGGGAGTCGGATTTAAAATCCTGGTTGATCTGGTGGCATCGGCGTCGATCCGTCCTAAGTTCGGTGAGGTTAAGGCCGCCCTGCGTCAACGGCAGGGCGGCGAATCCAAGCTTGATATACGGGTGGTGCTGGATCTTGCCGCCCTTTTGGTTGAAAAAGCGACCAATGGTTTTCTATCAGCCCGATTTGTTCTGTTCGGCGTGGTCGGTGTTTCGGGCGTATTCGTTTATGCTCTGGTGCTCGCCTTAAGCCATGAAATAACGCGCGTAGACGGCGGAATGTCTCTTTATCGTTATCAGGTCAGGTTCGATGACATTATCAACTATGGTCTGGCGATTTGGCTGTCGATGACCTGGAATTTTTACATCAACAATATCATTACGTTCCGGGATAAGCGGTTAAGTGGATGGCCCATGGTCACCGGCTTAATCGGGTTCTATTTTGCGTGCAGCATCGGAGCTTTGTTAAGCCTAGGCGTCGCTATTCTGCTCAAAGACTATCTGGGGATCCACTGGTTCGCCGCAGGTGTCTCAGCCGCACTTTTGAGTGGCGTATGGAATTATTGGGGGGCCAAAGCCTTCGCGTGGAACCGTAAAAAGGGCGTATAA
- a CDS encoding glycine zipper 2TM domain-containing protein translates to MLKMTKTRKITLSALAAATMITTIAAPMTASARDRYNNYSCSTDRSNGKANGAIIGAVAGAALGNGVSARNAKTEGTILGAVLGAAVGSQVGKNSADCEPRYNSGYQNNGYGRPRYEYRQTSYGHDRNDRYDDRRDRHDDRYDRRSDRW, encoded by the coding sequence ATGTTGAAGATGACCAAGACCCGTAAGATCACCCTGTCCGCTCTGGCGGCCGCCACCATGATCACCACTATCGCAGCCCCTATGACCGCCTCGGCCCGCGATCGTTACAACAACTATAGCTGCTCGACGGACCGTTCCAACGGTAAGGCCAATGGCGCCATTATCGGCGCCGTCGCCGGGGCCGCTCTGGGCAATGGTGTATCCGCGCGTAACGCCAAGACCGAAGGCACTATTCTGGGCGCCGTTCTGGGTGCTGCCGTAGGGTCTCAGGTTGGTAAGAACAGCGCCGACTGTGAACCGCGCTACAATAGCGGTTATCAGAACAACGGCTATGGTCGCCCGCGTTATGAGTATCGCCAAACCAGCTACGGTCACGACCGTAATGACCGTTACGATGATCGCCGTGATCGTCACGACGACCGCTATGACCGCCGCAGCGACCGCTGGTAA